In Vicia villosa cultivar HV-30 ecotype Madison, WI unplaced genomic scaffold, Vvil1.0 ctg.000349F_1_1, whole genome shotgun sequence, the following proteins share a genomic window:
- the LOC131627092 gene encoding uncharacterized protein LOC131627092, which yields MATANAFFAQDQGTTFNLEYAWRLLKDEPKWMGESIESSSKITKTYASEASSENPNTPSSYEFNSSSPMERPMGQKAAKRKGKAKEIPNETQDARNKRAMLMERLAQSKEDEIELKVVQLMMKDTSTMSDSQRDIHEKYCNKMKKNMECS from the coding sequence ATGGCCACTGCAAATGCATTTTTTGCTCAGGATCAAGGTACAACATTCAACCTTGAGTACGCATGGAGATTGttaaaagatgaacctaaatGGATGGGAGAATCGATTGAAAgttcttcaaaaataacaaagACTTATGCTAGTGAGGCATCATCGGAGAACCCAAATACACCTTCAAGTTATGAGTTTAACTCATCATCACCAATGGAGCGTCCAATGGGACAAAAAGCAGCAAAAAGGAAGGGTAAGGCAAAGGAAATTCCAAATGAAACGCAAGATGCAAGGAATAAAAGAGCAATGTTAATGGAAAGACTAGCGCAAAGTAAGGAGGACGAGATAGAATTAAAGGTAGTGCAACTAATGATGAAAGACACTTCTACTATGAGCGATAGTCAACGAGatattcatgaaaaatattgtaataagatgaaaaaaaatatGGAATGTAGTTAG
- the LOC131627118 gene encoding very-long-chain 3-oxoacyl-CoA reductase 1-like — translation MDYTHFFLVATAALGFISISKSLFHFLTWLYVILIRPTKHLKQYGSWAVITGSTDGIGKSMALEFASNGLNILLLGRNPLKLEATSKEILNKFRTVEVKCVVVDLQNNTGDEIMRKIEEAIDGLDVGILVNGAGVAYPYARYFHEVDLDLMDSIIKVNVEGATLVTKAVIPSMIKKKKGAIVNIGSGSTVVLPSYPLVTLYAASKAYLAMFSACTNLEYKHQGIDIQCQIPLFVSTKMTRMKASLFVPTPEVYSKTCMKWIGYEKLVVPYFFHSLQSFVIRAVPDVLLDSYMLSYFLYWRKRGLVKDSQIKVSSNSEAN, via the exons ATGGATTACACACATTTCTTCCTAGTAGCAACAGCCGCTTTAGGTTTCATCTCCATATCCAAATCTCTCTTCCATTTCCTCACCTGGCTATACGTCATCTTAATCCGCCCAACAAAACATCTCAAACAATACGGTTCGTGGGCCGTAATCACCGGCTCAACCGACGGGATCGGCAAATCCATGGCTCTAGAGTTCGCATCCAACGGACTCAACATTCTCTTACTTGGCCGAAACCCTCTCAAACTCGAAGCAACCTCAAAAGAGATACTTAATAAATTCAGAACGGTCGAAGTTAAGTGTGTTGTTGTAGACTTACAGAACAATACCGGAGACGAAATAATGAGAAAAATTGAAGAAGCTATTGATGGTTTAGATGTTGGAATCCTAGTTAATGGCGCTGGTGTGGCCTATCCTTATGCAAGATATTTTCATGAGGTTGATTTGGATTTGATGGATTCTATCATTAAGGTTAACGTAGAAGGAGCAACTTTGGTTACAAAAGCTGTGATTCCTAGTATGATTAAGAAGAAAAAAGGTGCTATTGTTAACATTGGTTCAGGTTCCACTGTTGTTCTTCCTTCTTATCCTCTTGTCACACTTTATGCAGCTTCAAAAGC GTATCTTGCAATGTTCTCTGCATGTACCAATTTGGAATACAAACATCAAGGAATTGACATCCAATGTCAGATTCCGTTATTTGTGTCGACGAAAATGACAAGGATGAAGGCGTCTCTGTTTGTTCCAACACCGGAGGTATATAGCAAAACATGCATGAAATGGATTGGTTATGAGAAACTGGTTGTGCCATACTTTTTTCATTCTCTGCAGTCGTTTGTCATAAGGGCGGTTCCTGATGTGTTGTTGGATTCTTACATGCTCAGTTATTTTCTTTACTGGCGGAAAAGAGGACTTGTTAAGGACTCGCAAATTAAAGTATCTAGTAATTCTGAAGCAAATtag